Proteins encoded in a region of the Solanum dulcamara chromosome 9, daSolDulc1.2, whole genome shotgun sequence genome:
- the LOC129903556 gene encoding uncharacterized protein LOC129903556 — MTDPVPQHTRAVVSTDRGNNGRRRPQGGRRGNQRYHGGWGNGNTVYLKSKKEHVDYLRIVLGVLGKQKLYAKFSKREFRLSSVALLRHVVSKEGMMLKVNERNYPMHDLELAAVVFALKIWRHYLHSVKCEVYADYRSLHYVFT, encoded by the exons ATGACTGATCCAGTACCGCAGCATACTAGAGCAGTAGTATCAACTGACAGAGGTAATAATGGCAGAAGACGCCCACAAGGTGGGCGAAGAGGAAATCAGAGATATCATGGAGGCTGGGGAAATGGAAATACAG TCTATTTGAAGAGTAAGAAAGAACATGTAGACTATCTTCGTATTGTTCTGGGTGTCCTGGGGAAACAgaaattgtatgcaaaattttcCAAGCGTGAATTCAGGTTGTCTTCAGTTGCCTTATTGAGGCATGTGGTTTCAAAAGAAGGGATGATG TTGAAGGTTAATGAAAGGAACTACCCGATGCATGATTTGGAATTGGCAGCAgtagtatttgctcttaagatttggcgacATTACTTGCATAGTgtcaagtgtgaagtgtatgctGATTATCGCAGTCTACATTATGTGTTCACTTAG
- the LOC129902161 gene encoding zinc finger CCCH domain-containing protein 55, which yields MGEGAKRRKSLWDAEDESPNIPNYEEWGAPKADNSWQSKSRSGWSSGDNITGTEEPTKENYHYKSMSPAFERRGRRSNSHSPDNGRAQSRRYPGRARSRSRSRSRGRGEGKSRSRSRGRDRFRTSSRSRSRSRSRSRGSMRVQNRSRSPLHNSKRDPYASGDRRTGLHISSQVCRNFAAGKCRRGSDCRYFHPDAASHRDGGHSEDSLAERLGSRPERGHISRYNDSEGPGYQSRDRLPDMHHLEDELHRNRSRGTVTCWNFVKGNCRWGASCRFSHDGASGDNYDKGTRSASFDHGQDNQTSRTGKSLCEYFAAGKCYKDNCKFSHDATSRNHEIRPSDDIGGHRFDDKNNWLNGPKWDDEGRPSDLVKASGWDESVVRKDTAVTVLTDKTNERPGHSFENENRAWGSTEPQVMNSDRERGVSPHRGGAGHLNALNISESSVIHNFTNAQDIHLTSQASDLNMERTSAHVLGHNSNQEASGIALSATTTQPYGSAGPFVQPLGLIEDSFARTLGSNAVNDFMNTRDSVHHVRLPGQSFNGTGGMSSEHSGVLNGTHQEPDVFLPIPSTGHNKREAPGTPEMLEFKVPQNLSGTVTGEQVHQMETSPTSMIKKFEEGLREAQLQSVLNPSGPSAMLSSNPISSLVHALYSQTNPEMRVPDNYHPPDGLELNTSGNFKLPPDNSFYLDRDSNKAPMEQMNQSSTVDPELGNNDQIDEVKQQENKLVELNGKDKLAPEESKDVQENDHPGAMNMHGKVEEGSGNKDEKVMRLFKNALIEFVKEILKPTWKEGKMSREVHKTVVKKVVDKVTSAIQGEQVPKTQEKIEQYLSYSKPKITKLVQAYVERFLKNEA from the exons ATGGGTGAAGGTGCAAAAAGGCGAAAGTCTTTGTGGGATGCCGAAGATGAGAGTCCAAATATTCCGAATTATGAGGAATGGGGAGCTCCAAAAGCCGACAATTCATGGCAGTCCAAAAGTAGATCTGGTTGGTCATCTGGGGACAATATTACAGGAACTGAAGAGCCAACGAAGGAAAACTACCATTACAAGAGCATGTCTCCAGCTTTTGAAAGGCGGGGAAGGCGAAGCAATAGCCACTCTCCGGATAATGGTCGGGCCCAGTCTCGCAG ATACCCTGGAAGAGCCAGGAGCAGGAGCAGGAGCAGGAGCCGGGGAAGGGGAGAAGGTAAGAGCAGGAGTCGCAGTAGGGGACGGGACAGGTTTAGGACCAGCAGCAGAAGCAGGAGCAGGAGCAGGAGCAGGAGCAGGGGTAGTATGAGAGTTCAGAATAGGAGTCGTAGTCCACTCCATAATTCTAAACGTGATCCATATGCATCAGGTGATAGAAGAACTGGCCTTCATATATCTTCCCAGGTATGCAGAAATTTTGCAGCAGGGAAGTGTAGGAGAGGCAGTGATTGCAGATACTTTCATCCAGATGCTGCCAGTCATAGGGATGGAGGTCATTCAGAGGACAGCTTGGCAGAAAGATTGGGTAGTCGACCAGAGCGTGGACATATCTCTAGGTATAATGATAGTGAAGGTCCTGGGTACCAATCAAGGGACAGGCTTCCTGACATGCATCATTTGGAGGATGAGCTGCACAGAAACCGGAGTAGAGGTACAGTTACTTGTTGGAATTTTGTGAAAGGCAACTGTCGCTGGGGTGCATCGTGCAGATTTTCTCATGATGGTGCCTCAGGTGATAACTATGACAAAGGCACTCGGAGTGCATCCTTTGATCATGGTCAGGACAATCAAACAAGCAGAACCGGAAAATCACTTTGTGAGTACTTTGCAGCGGGGAAGTGCTATAAGGATAATTGCAAATTCTCTCATGATGCCACATcaagaaatcatgaaattaggccCTCAGATGACATTGGTGGCCATAGGTTTGATGACAAGAATAACTGGTTAAATGGTCCAAAGTGGGATGATGAAGGAAGGCCCTCAGACCTTGTAAAGGCTAGTGGGTGGGATGAAAGTGTTGTGAGAAAAGATACTGCTGTCACAGTTCTTACGGATAAGACCAATGAAAGACCCGGCCATAGTTTCGAAAATGAGAACAGAGCCTGGGGAAGCACAGAACCACAAGTTATGAATTCTGACAGAGAGAGAGGCGTTTCTCCTCACAGGGGGGGTGCTGGTCATCTTAATGCTTTGAACATTTCAGAATCTTCAGTTATACATAACTTTACAAATGCTCAAGATATTCATCTCACTTCCCAAGCTTCTGATCTAAATATGGAGAGAACTTCAGCACACGTCCTTGGACATAATTCAAATCAAGAAGCTTCAGGCATTGCTCTATCTGCCACAACCACTCAGCCTTATGGATCTGCTGGACCTTTTGTACAGCCTCTGGGACTGATAGAAGATAGCTTTGCCAGAACACTTGGCTCTAATGCAGTAAATGATTTTATGAATACTAGAGATAGTGTTCATCACGTCCGTTTGCCTGGCCAGAGCTTCAATGGAACAGGTGGTATGAGCTCTGAACATTCTGGAGTTCTGAATGGAACACACCAAGAACCAGATGTATTCTTACCTATCCCATCAACTGGCCACAACAAGAGAGAAGCACCTGGCACACCCGAGATGCTGGAATTCAAAGTCCCTCAAAATCTTTCCGGTACTGTTACTGGTGAGCAAGTACACCAAATGGAAACCTCTCCAACGTCTATGATAAAGAAATTTGAGGAAGGACTGCGAGAAGCCCAACTACAAAGTGTCTTAAATCCCTCTGGTCCTTCAGCAATGCTATCTTCAAATCCCATTTCTTCACTTGTTCATGCTCTATATAGTCAGACCAATCCTGAGATGAGGGTTCCAGATAACTACCATCCCCCAGATGGCTTAGAGTTGAATACATCTGGCAACTTTAAGTTGCCCCCTGACAATTCGTTCTATTTGGATAGAGATAGTAATAAGGCTCCCATGGAGCAAATGAATCAATCATCTACTGTTGATCCTGAACTTGGAAATAATGATCAAATTGATGAAGTGAAGCAGCAGGAGAATAAATTAGTTGAACTCAACGGAAAAGATAAATTAGCTCCCGAGGAGTCCAAGGATGTGCAAGAAAATGATCATCCAGGAGCTATGAATATGCATGGAAAGGTTGAGGAGGGAAGCGGTAACAAAGATGAAAAGGTGATGCGGTTATTCAAAAATGCTCTGATAGAGTTTGTTAAGGAGATCCTAAAACCCACATGGAAAGAAGGTAAGATGAGCAGAGAAGTTCATAAAACAGTTGTTAAGAAGGTGGTTGATAAGGTGACCAGTGCAATTCAAGGAGAACAAGTCCCTAAGACGCAAGAGAAAATAGAGCAATATCTGTCCTATTCAAAGCCTAAAATTACCAAACTTGTACAG GCATATGTGGAGCGATTTCTGAAGAATGAAGCTTGA